A genomic window from Daphnia magna isolate NIES linkage group LG9, ASM2063170v1.1, whole genome shotgun sequence includes:
- the LOC123466557 gene encoding ankyrin repeat and KH domain-containing protein 1-like has protein sequence MQNVVQNSASESVGNCVKQHEVGHRALANPAAATPATSAASAKPSKPSKGNSVPKSNHIAGRSNNHPTSTHQPPTPNLNHKTVTVTDLATSCSTALATEIAIQQVKQSRSYRQYMPDSSDSDSDDVLSVESFFVEESEVEGCADDCRCPSSSASSLDAPRFLLAAAAAAQHDGHSIGELPRIDPDTQARIEALLEAAGIGKLTGGDSKRLGDQEVLSRLTSSVSCALDEAAAALTRMRSENSSNFHQEARSLVEACTDGDVSAVRRLLDEGRSVHETTEEGESLLSLACSAGYYELAQVLLAMRANVEDRGVKGDCTPLMEAASAGNADIVRLLLEHGAEVNAQSSSGNTPLMYACAGGHEEVVTLLLEANANVEDHNENGHTPLMEAASAGHVGVAKILLNHGAGINTHSNEFKESALTLACYKGHLEMVRFLLEAGADQEHKTDEMHTALMEASMDGHVEVARLLLDSGAQVNMPADSFESPLTLAACGGHVELAMLLLERGANIEEVNDEGYTPLMEAAREGHEEMVALLLSQGADINAQTEETQETALTLACCGGFSEVADFLIKAGADIELGASTPLMEAAQEGHLDLVRYLLEAGANVHAQTGTGDTALTYACENGHTDVAELLLQYGADLEHASEGGRTPLMKAARAGHLCTVQFLIAKGADVHRQTTNNDHTPLSLACAGGHLAVVELLLLHGANPFHRLKDNSTMIIEAAKSGHTQVVQLLLDYPSSILVTPDQAQLPPGMNSSGQVVPIASEDSIVPSPAVVTDSVPTAAPRVPPVGGVTTTVPTTALGGRPEPQGAVAAALTSLHSPNTSLPAIAASLTPLTGSSNLSPSAGGNHSISTLAAAAQKMLTKKPLETSTSTPVAPAAESEHPSSAGTKNVAPPSCEHPSGTVTSTASISSESKLLPVRFPLSAEGLSFEKSQLVEELEKIERELRDRAQWSSQASNTSGSQSSHSTALSPATAAALTHMLNMEVELNRPGGSGMGGSTLVGLTTPTPVNLEDIVKLLEELPPLEFESTRPSPAPPVPNQTTPSPSVPSILPQPVQQQPRESVIVTNPNVVSSSSAPSTNASNAVTPAAISPASLPPAERPKAKAVKKENKILKKQQQQQQQQQLLLQQQQQPAPQQQQQQQQQQTSQIQQAHQQHWQVPANAVQQQQQQQCQQLQQLQQLQQLQQLQQLNQHLQQQVMQQRHLKQQNQATLAALQQNALQNQAQLAALQQNVAQLQQLEQQVLAPAYTAGAAQGPSAAAATAQFQQCVQQILQQKQQLQQQIRQFQLQVEQQLAFPQQQIPPLAAAAAGGGSVQPATASRVERNNLDGDVIADTAAIAKFPPYNSDDVNGDEVKSPIRAEKRPIDNTSSEDSSCSSTTGGLQVTGAPVPLLRLKMFRLLRQISAYKSRAQRYPTDPRLSVSRESPFNLCRGPMFQYPVLPIRVRMPRNGSPSTTLIHYQQLQSASTTNVQTGSVSASGLQVVTSQTPSLAIHQQIRLQSLQIPTGQAALEPMVSAGPTSVAAPGTLDTKWSGFNMGTFTVPHPPATTGDQQQQPQISGGSLPVSVQLASSSTDKKTKSGKKSKVASAATQQQMYSAPTTDASGLAIGGIGLTGVNGVVQTGQAAFDPDFVDYADYNPDYSSFLPGVVPPGTASVPPGSMAASIPSAHYASMPAGAAGMSSAGGLPVPASVPPSGTSVVTGGAVVPNATSASQYSQPLLPMLDLDSETDSNHDTALTLACTGGHEELVELLLSRNANIEHRDKKGFTPLILAATAGHEKVVEVLLNHGANIEAQSERTKDTALSLACSGGRYEVVELLLNRGSNKEHRNVSDYTPLSLAASGGYVNIIRLLLAHAAEINSRTGSKLGISPLMLAAMNGHVAAVKTLLEMGSDINAQIETNRNTALTLACFQGRHEVVQLLLEKKANVEHRAKTGLTPLMEAASGGYVEVGRVLLDYGADVNAPPVPSSRDTALTIASDKGHVDFVELLLQRGAQADVKNKKGNSPLWLSANGGHLEVVELLYKAKADIDSQDNRKVSCLMAAFRKGHVKVVKWMVKRVTQFPSDQEMTRFISTAVDKDLLKKCHHCMEVIRAAKDHQAAEANKNAANLLDELDMEKIREDLKRAAAARKREKKKRKKQEKKQEKRRAESDDLDNDSQENGNDNDDDKDGENGEDAMSETGDIPDFVEPPPTNNNKEAEEKQSSKAKKSKKGAKTAAFDAAISVEDAVVVEVSKRKEKEMEPEIQQFTKKTSPPPLVTTSTFEDSSLLSSRASKRKKENVLLDSLIIATEKSAKMPTPPSQHQQRNGPELDTLKEMNNIPSALKSLSPTSLTSPKRPVKREEGWKEVVRRGPVSSRENSSSNLGSTSAGGKKSQSSDRSSGTLSVIQSSERSKKVTVPSNAISRVIGRAGCNINAIREISGAHIEIEKQGKGQGDRTVLIKGLAESIRQAQQLISALIKEPEKEFNELMAKFRAANAAAKAGASATSAGGKSATATTASAASQPKVTRSATTIASSKPTTTAPVSGQPAPVPSTVAWGAINTLIVAASSPKKVVSTSGSKTPPVTSAPLLVQQQQQQQQQQKSGAVRQLFPEANPTVIAPAAKKAIASVPAATTSSAAMKPVVSYTVAGSSASVPTTSSSASTRTTPVISGQIPAPPAKLSPQQIAPQAPSKVSDKTSPLMSASLVTSQQQQIPVQQQPQPATSQAQMNQLGPVCSGQAQHISGSSSVSVPNSNSLVSSRPNSASPVQDYSPFNNLFSKVAQQTMWARELQQQQQGSKSSSKNFASVAAAGVSPIPSKTPTSLSNSLTGHQADLGPSLHVVDAAKAPGYRGNLTASNQSQSEMSSMDLPTSLASSAPGTPIPSSCPIRAPVGSRPHPLTPPPRIGTPPLFNPTPIQPLGPVGTRNMQSNQQSGGPPDSHMMPPPPAASLAPGGPSATVRMRPATATSRMQHDPSQQQSQFDGLPMPNFYGITRPTGPMGGGGVDNMRQAPSFPLAPGMGGPRGITTLHYQPRSRRRRNSIPTLRISQPAGEEVAVDHSSKAILPKCTALAIESLSSVWLWPRFSQRW, from the exons TTCCTGCTGGCGGCAGCGGCAGCTGCCCAACACGACGGTCACAGCATTGGCGAACTACCACGCATCGACCCCGACACACAAGCCAGGATTGAAGCCCTCCTCGAGGCTGCAG gaaTCGGTAAACTAACTGGAGGAGACAGCAAACGACTCGGTGATCAAGAAGTACTCAGTCGGTTAACGTCCAGCGTATCCTGTGCACTGGACGAAGCCGCTGCGGCATTAACTCGTATGCGATCCGAAAACTCGAGTAATTTTCACCAAGAAGCCCG GTCGTTAGTGGAAGCCTGCACTGACGGCGACGTCTCCGCTGTGCGGCGTTTGCTAGACGAAGGACGTAGCGTTCACGAAACCACGGAGGAAGGCGAGTCATTGTTGTCGCTGGCCTGTTCGGCTGGCTACTACGAACTGGCGCAGGTGTTGCTTGCCATGCGGGCCAACGTAGAAGATCGTGGCGTCAAGGGCGactgtacaccactgatggaGGCGGCCTCAGCCGGTAACGCGGATATTGTTCGCCTGCTGCTGGAACACGGCGCCGAAGTCAACGCCCAGTCGTCATCGGGTAACACACCATTAATGTACGCCTGTGCTGGTGGCCACGAGGAGGTAGTCACTCTCCTACTGGAAGCCAACGCCAATGTGGAGGACCATAACGAAAATGGCCACACGCCGCTAATGGAAGCCGCTTCGGCCGGCCATGTCGGCGTAGCGAAAATTCTTTTGAACCATGGTGCCGGCATCAACACCCATTCGAACGAGTTCAAAGAATCTGCCCTGACTCTGGCCTGCTACAAGGGTCATTTGGAGATGGTCCGTTTTCTTCTAGAAGCTGGTGCCGATCAAGAACATAAAACTGACGAGATGCACACAGCTCTCATGGAAGCCTCGATGGATGGTCACGTCGAGGTTGCCCGGCTTCTTCTCGATTCGGGAGCCCAAGTTAACATGCCCGCCGACAGTTTTGAGTCACCACTAACATTGGCTGCATGCGGTGGTCATGTAGAACTGGCCATGCTCCTTCTGGAACGTGGAGCCAACATCGAAGAA GTCAACGATGAAGGTTACACGCCGCTGATGGAGGCAGCACGTGAGGGACACGAAGAAATGGTAGCGTTGCTACTTAGTCAGGGCGCCGACATCAACGCACAGACTGAGGAGACGCAAGAGACAGCCTTGACTCTTGCCTGCTGTGGGGGCTTCTCTGAAGTTGCCGATTTTCTCATCAAGGCCGGTGCTGATATCGAACTAGGAGCATCCACGCCACTTATGGAAGCAGCGCAAGAGGGCCATCTTGATCTG GTCCGTTATCTTCTAGAAGCTGGCGCCAATGTTCACGCTCAAACGGGAACGGGGGATACGGCTTTGACTTACGCGTGCGAGAACGGACATACCGATGTGGCTGAATTGCTTCTGCAATACGGCGCCGATTTGGAACATGCGTCTGAAGGAGGACGTACACCTCTTATGAAAGCAGCCAGGGCCGGTCACCTCTGTACCGTTCAGTTTCTCATTGCAAAAGGAGCCGATGTTCACAG GCAAACTACCAACAATGATCACACACCGCTCTCTTTGGCTTGCGCCGGTGGCCATTTGGCAGTCGTAGAGCTTTTGCTCCTGCACGGGGCCAATCCATTTCATCGTTTAAAAGACAATTCGACCATGATTATAGAAGCGGCGAAGAGCGGGCATACTCAGGTTGTGCAGTTGCTACTCGACTATCCCAGTTCCATCCTGGTGACACCCGATCAAGCCCAACTACCACCGGGCATGAACTCAAGTGGCCAAGTGGTCCCTATCGCATCGGAGGATTCGATTGTTCCATCACCTGCAGTAGTCACGGATTCAGTTCCTACGGCAGCACCGCGAGTGCCGCCTGTCGGAGGAGTGACCACTACGGTTCCTACCACTGCACTGGGAGGAAGACCGGAACCGCAGGGAGCAGTTGCCGCTGCCTTAACCAGCCTTCATTCGCCCAATACCTCGCTGCCAGCCATCGCAGCCTCTCTGACCCCTCTCACCGGATCGTCCAATCTAAGTCCGAGTGCGGGAGGAAACCATTCAATCTCAACATTGGCGGCGGCCGCCCAGAAAATGCTGACTAAGAAGCCGCTTGAAACATCCACCTCCACCCCCGTCGCTCCCGCGGCCGAATCTGAACATCCATCTTCGGCGGGGACGAAGAACGTCGCGCCACCTTCCTGTGAGCATCCATCTGGTACCGTCACCTCGACGGCCAGTATTTCCTCGGAAAGTAAACTGTTGCCGGTCCGCTTCCCTCTGTCAGCTGAGGGACTTTCATTTGAGAAATCCCAATTGGTAGAAGAATTAGAGAAGATCGAACGTGAATTGCGAGATAGAGCCCAATGGTCATCACAGGCCAGTAACACGTCTGGCTCTCAATCGAGTCATAGTACGGCTCTAAGCCCGGCAACCGCTGCCGCATTGACGCACATGCTCAATATGGAGGTTGAATTGAATCGACCCGGCGGGAGTGGAATGGGAGGGAGCACCCTTGTGGGTCTGACTACACCGACACCCGTTAATTTGGAAGACATTGTCAAACTCCTTGAAGAGCTCCCTCCTCTTGAGTTTGAATCTACCCGACCGTCGCCCGCCCCACCTGTGCCCAACCAGACTACGCCTTCCCCTTCAGTTCCTTCGATCCTTCCACAGCCGGTACAACAGCAACCGAGAGAAAGCGTCATAGTCACGAACCCCAACGTTGTCAGTAGCAGTTCCGCGCCCAGCACAAACGCCTCTAATGCTGTGACGCCTGCCGCCATTTCACCGGCTTCACTACCCCCAGCCGAAAGACCAAAAGCCAAAGCAGTCAAGAAGGAAAACAAGATTCTCaagaagcagcagcagcagcagcagcaacaacaactactactacagcagcagcagcagcctgctcctcaacaacagcaacagcagcagcagcaacagacATCCCAAATTCAACAAGCACATCAACAACACTGGCAAGTTCCCGCTAATGCGGtccaacagcaacaacaacaacaatgccAGCAACTGCAACAGCTACAACAACTCCAACAACTACAGCAGTTGCAACAGTTGAATCAACACCTGCAGCAGCAGGTAATGCAACAGAGACATTTGAAGCAGCAAAATCAAGCCACTTTGGCTGCTTTGCAACAAAACGCCCTCCAGAATCAGGCGCAGTTGGCTGCGCTTCAGCAAAATGTGGCACAACTTCAGCAATTGGAGCAACAAGTTTTGGCACCGGCCTACACCGCTGGTGCGGCCCAAGGTCCATCGGCGGCAGCAGCCACGGCCCAATTTCAGCAATGTGTCCAGCAGATTCTTcagcaaaaacaacaacttcaacaacaaatTCGACAGTTTCAGCTCCAAGTTGAACAGCAGCTAGCTTTCCCTCAGCAGCAGatacctccattggctgctgcgGCGGCTGGTGGTGGAAGTGTTCAGCCGGCAACGGCCAGTCGAGTTGAAAGAAACAACCTCGATGGTGATGTTATCGCGGACACGGCAGCCATTGCAAAGTTTCCACCTTACAATAGCGACGATGTCAACG GCGATGAAGTGAAATCTCCAATCCGTGCCGAGAAACGCCCCATTGACAACACGTCCAGTGAGGATTCGTCGTGCAGTTCCACAACCGGAGGCCTGCAAGTCACTGGGGCTCCTGTTCCCCTTTTGCGACTCAAGATGTTTCGGTTGCTGCGGCAAATATCGGCATACAAGTCCAGAGCGCAGCGTTACCCAACGGATCCACGGCTCAGTGTGTCACGGGAATCACCTTTCAACCTCTGTCGGGGACCAATGTTTCAATACCCTGTTCTGCCTATTCGGGTTCGAATGCCCAG AAATGGATCACCTTCAACCACCTTAATTCATTATCAGCAATTACAGTCTGCCTCGACGACCAATGTTCAGACAGGTTCCGTTTCTGCGTCCGGTCTTCAAGTAGTCACTTCCCAAACGCCAAGTTTGGCAATTCACCAGCAAATACGGCTGCAGTCGCTACAAATAC CGACAGGTCAAGCAGCTCTCGAGCCAATGGTTTCTGCCGGCCCTACTTCTGTGGCTGCACCAGGTACGTTGGACACGAAATGGTCGGGATTTAATATGGGAACTTTTACGGTTCCGCATCCGCCAGCCACCACCGGCGATCAGCAACAGCAACCTCAGATTTCTGGAGGTTCGCTTCCCGTTTCCGTCCAATTGGCCAGCTCCTCAACGGATAAAAAGACCAAAAGTGGTAAAAAATCGAAAGTTGCATCTGCGGCAACGCAACAGCAGATGTACTCTGCTCCTACTACTGATGCAAGCG GACTAGCCATAGGAGGAATAGGATTAACTGGGGTCAATGGCGTTGTTCAAACTGGACAGGCTGCTTTCGATCCTGATTTTGTAGATTACGCTGACTACAATCCCGACTATTCTTCCTTCCTACCTGGTGTTGTACCGCCTGGAACGGCATCTGTCCCTCCAGGGTCTATGGCAGCCTCCATACCTTCAGCGCACTATGCAAGCATGCCTGCAGGTGCTGCTGGGATGTCGTCTGCCGGTGGTCTTCCAGTTCCTGCTTCCGTTCCACCGTCTGGAACATCTGTTGTGACGGGAGGTGCAGTTGTTCCTAACGCAACATCTGCTAGCCAATACAGTCAACCTTTATTACCGATGCTGGATCTGGATTCCGAAACGGATTCAAATCATGATACTGCACTGACACTGGCTTGTACGGGTGGCCACGAGGAATTAGTTGAGCTGCTCCTATCCAGGAACGCCAACATCGAGCACCGTGACAAGAAAGGATTTACTCCGTTGATCTTGGCCGCCACAGCCGGGCACGAAAAGGTTGTCGAAGTTTTGCTTAATCATGGCGCTAACATCGAAGCCCAGTCTGAGCGGACAAAGGATACAGCCCTCTCGTTAGCATGTTCAGGTGGTCGCTACGAGGTGGTCGAACTCCTACTTAACCGTGGGTCCAACAAGGAGCATCGCAACGTTTCGGATTACACGCCTCTCTCTTTGGCCGCTTCAGGCGGTTATGTTAACATTATCCGACTGCTGTTGGCCCACGCCGCCGAGATCAACTCGCGCACGGGATCCAAGCTAGGCATTTCGCCGTTAATGCTTGCCGCTATGAATGGTCATGTGGCTGCCGTTAAGACATTATTGGAGATGGGCAGTGACATTAATGCCCAAATCGAGACAAACAGAAACACTGCGCTAACTTTAGCGTGTTTCCAAGGAAGACACGAGGTCGTGCAACTTCTACTGGAGAAAAAGGCCAATGTGGAACACCGTGCCAAGACTGGATTAACTCCTTTGATGGAGGCAGCAAGCGGTGGTTACGTTGAAGTCGGCCGAGTACTCCTTGACTACGGCGCTGACGTCAACGCGCCTCCCGTACCCTCTTCGCGCGACACTGCGCTCACCATTGCATCCGACAAGGGTCATGTCGACTTTGTGGAACTTTTACTGCAACGTGGTGCTCAGGCCGATGTCAAAAATAAGAAAGGCAATTCACCTCTGTGGCTCTCTGCAAATGGTGGACACCTAGAAGTGGTGGAGCTGCTGTACAAAGCCAAGGCAGATATCGATTCGCAG GACAACCGCAAAGTTTCTTGTTTAATGGCAGCATTCCGCAAGGGTCACGTTAAAGTTGTGAAATGGATGGTGAAACGAGTGACTCAGTTCCCCTCTGATCAGGAAATGACACGATTCATTTCGACGGCTGTCGATAAGGACCTTCTTAAAAAATGCCATCATTGCATGGAGGTTATCCGAGCAGCCAAAGATCACCAGGCAGCCGAGGCCAATAAAAATGCCGCTAACTTACTTGATGAGCTCGATATGGAAAAGATTCGCGAAGATTTGAAACGAGCAGCTGCGGCTCGCAagcgagaaaagaagaagaggaagaagcaggaaaaaaaGCAAGAGAAACGTCGTGCCGAGAGCGACGACCTCGATAACGATTCCCAG GAAAATGGCAACGATAACGACGATGATAAAGATGGCGAAAACGGAGAGGATGCAATGAGCGAAACAGGTGATATTCCTGATTTTGTGGAACCTCCTCCGACTAATAATAACAAGGAAGCAGAAGAGAAGCAATCTTCCAAAGCCAAGAAGAGTAAGAAAGGCGCCAAAACAGCCGCATTCGATGCCGCCATCAGCGTGGAAGATGCTGTCGTTGTTGAAGTTTcgaaaagaaaggagaaagaaatGGAACCGGAGATTCAGCAGTTTACCAAGAAAACATCTCCGCCGCCACTGGTCACCACCAGCACCTTCGAAGATTCATCTCTATTGTCGAGCCGGGCCAGCAAACGGAAGAAGGAAAACGTGTTGTTGGATAGTTTGATTATCGCAACCGAGAAATCGGCCAAGATGCCTACTCCTCCGAGTCAACATCAGCAACGTAATGGCCCGGAATTGGACACactaaaagaaatgaataatattCCATCGGCCCTAAAATCGTTGTCACCCACTTCTCTGACAAGTCCCAAACGGCCCGTCAAGAGGGAAGAAGGCTGGAAGGAAGTTGTACGTCGAGGACCAGTCAGCAGTCGGGAGAACTCGAGTTCAAATTTGGGCTCAACTTCAGCTGGAGGGAAGAAAAGCCAATCTAGCGACCGTTCATCGGGTACCTTGTCCGTTATACAAAGCTCTGAGCGATCGAAGAAAGTGACTGTTCCTTCGAACGCTATTAGCCGTGTCATTGGCCGAGCAGGATGCAACATCAATGCCATCCGTGAAATTTCCGGTGCCCACATTGAGATTGAGAAACAAGGCAAAGGCCAGGGTGACCGTACGGTTTTGATAAAAGGTCTGGCGGAATCCATCCGCCAGGCACAGCAACTCATCAGCGCATTGATCAAAGAACCTGAGAAAGAGTTTAACGAGTTAATGGCCAAATTCCGAGCCGCCAATGCAGCGGCAAAAGCAGGAGCCTCCGCTACAAGCGCCGGAGGGAAATCCGCGACCGCAACGACGGCATCCGCTGCATCCCAGCCTAAAGTAACCCGATCCGCCACGACAATCGCATCCAGCAAGCCTACAACAACTGCTCCAGTTTCTGGTCAGCCTGCTCCTGTTCCAAGTACTGTTGCATGGGGAGCTATCAATACCCTGATTGTCGCTGCTTCCTCTCCCAAAAAGGTAGTGTCTACCTCAGGATCGAAGACCCCACCCGTTACCTCGGCTCCTTTGCTTgttcagcagcagcaacaacaacagcaacagcagaagAGTGGAGCTGTGCGTCAATTGTTTCCTGAAGCTAATCCAACAGTGATCGCACCCGCAGCGAAGAAAGCCATTGCTAGCGTTCCAGCTGCTACCACATCCTCTGCAGCGATGAAGCCAGTCGTGTCTTACACCGTGGCCGGTAGCAGCGCGTCAGTTCCAACTACCAGTAGTTCAGCCTCGACGCGCACTACCCCGGTCATTTCGGGTCAAATCCCAGCACCACCGGCCAAACTATCTCCGCAGCAAATCGCTCCTCAGGCGCCATCTAAGGTGTCGGATAAAACATCTCCACTCATGTCTGCCTCTCTAGTGACAAgtcaacaacagcaaattcCAGTCCAACAACAGCCGCAGCCTGCTACTTCGCAAGCGCAAATGAACCAACTGGGACCCGTCTGCAGTGGCCAAGCCCAGCACATTTCTGGTTCGTCTTCGGTCTCCGTTCCCAATTCAAACAGCTTGGTTTCTTCAAGGCCTAATTCTGCCAGTCCTGTTCAAGATTATTCGCCGTTTAACAATCTCTTCAGCAAAGTGGCGCAACAAACCATGTGGGCCAGGGAGctccagcaacaacagcagggTTCGAAATCGTCGTCAAAGAATTTCGCTAGCGTGGCTGCTGCTGGAGTCAGTCCCATACCGTCTAAGACTCCCACGTCCTTGTCTAACTCCCTAACCGGCCACCAGGCGGACCTTGGACCATCTCTTCATGTTGTGGATGCAGCAAAAGCACCTGGCTACCGTGGGAATTTGACAGCCTCTAACCAATCACAGAGTGAAATGTCATCGATGGACTTGCCGACTTCATTGGCATCCAGCGCTCCGGGAACACCGATTCCGAGCTCGTGTCCTATTCGAGCTCCAGTCGGCAGCCGTCCGCACCCGCTAACACCACCGCCACGGATTGGGACACCTCCCTTGTTTAACCCGACTCCGATTCAACCTTTAGGTCCTGTCGGAACTCGAAACATGCAGTCAAATCAGCAGTCGGGCGGTCCGCCAGATTCGCACATGATGCCTCCGCCTCCTGCTGCTTCGCTGGCTCCAGGTGGTCCATCGGCCACCGTGCGGATGCGTCCTGCAACGGCGACAAGTCGAATGCAGCACGATCCTTCGCAGCAGCAGTCTCAGTTCGACGGGTTGCCAATGCCCAATTTCTACGGAATCACGAGGCCAACAGGACCGATGGGCGGTGGAGGAGTAGACAATATGCGACAGGCACCATCATTCCCCCTGGCTCCGGGAATGGGCGGACCCCGAGGTATAACAACTCTTCATTATCAGCCTCGTTCTCGGCGTCGGCGAAACTCAATCCCAACGCTCCGGATTTCGCAACCAGCAGGGGAGGAGGTGGCAGTGGACCACAGCAGCAAGGCTATCCTTCCCAAATGTACGGCGTTGGCAATCGAATCTCTTTCCTCCGTCTGGCTATGGCCTCGGTTCAGCCAACGGTGGTGA